AGGCACCCCGAAGGTGTTCGGCTCGTTCACAGGCGCGCTGTTCACCGGCGCGCTGCCGATCCTGGCGGTGTTCTACGTCTGCATGGGCGCGAGCATCGACTTTCGCGCCACGCCCTACATCGTGAAGAAGGGCGGCACGCTGCTCGCCGTGAAGGTCGGCATCGCGATGGTCCTCGGCGTGGTCTTCGGCCGCCTGATCGGCGAAGCGCCGATCGGCGCCGGGCTGTTCGCCGGCCTCTCGACGCTGGCGATCGTCGCGGCCATGAACGACACCAACGGGGGCCTCTACATGGCGCTGATGGGCCAGTACGGCCGGCCGCGGGATGTCGGTGCCTACACGATCATGTGCCTCGAATCCGGTCCCTTCCTCACCATGGTGACGCTCGGCGTCGCCGGCCTGTCGGCCTTCCCGTGGCAGACGATGGTCGGCAGCATCCTGCCGCTCCTCGTCGGCATGATCCTCGGCAACCTCGACCGGGAGATGCGCGACTTCCTCGGCCGCGCCGTGCCGGTGATGATCCCGTTCTTCGCCTTCGCGCTGGGAACCGGGCTCGACCTGACGAAGATCTGG
This sequence is a window from Methylobacterium sp. SyP6R. Protein-coding genes within it:
- a CDS encoding 2-keto-3-deoxygluconate permease, with the translated sequence MAGLRMGEIRIKRAIERVPGGMMVVPLLVGAVIATLFPGTPKVFGSFTGALFTGALPILAVFYVCMGASIDFRATPYIVKKGGTLLAVKVGIAMVLGVVFGRLIGEAPIGAGLFAGLSTLAIVAAMNDTNGGLYMALMGQYGRPRDVGAYTIMCLESGPFLTMVTLGVAGLSAFPWQTMVGSILPLLVGMILGNLDREMRDFLGRAVPVMIPFFAFALGTGLDLTKIWQAGLLGLGLGVAVTVVTGIPLFFADRLTGGTGVAGVAASSTAGNAAAVPAIIGAANPAYAEAAAPATVLVAATVVVTAILTPLVTAWTARHFGERPEEDAAPAADPVASPLAKRA